A stretch of Candidatus Dependentiae bacterium DNA encodes these proteins:
- a CDS encoding DNA repair protein RadA — translation MAKTKIFYKCTNCEYISPRWIGQCPNCQEWNSFVEKIENNIENNFLSKKTNIDQSKINLKKLFEIKTETQDRMISGYLEWDRVMGGGILPGSFIILTGDPGIGKSTLLLQIANKISKNKKVIYFSSEESL, via the coding sequence ATGGCGAAAACAAAAATTTTTTATAAATGCACAAATTGCGAGTACATAAGTCCAAGATGGATTGGTCAATGCCCAAACTGTCAAGAATGGAATAGCTTTGTAGAAAAAATAGAAAACAATATAGAAAATAACTTTTTAAGTAAAAAAACCAATATAGATCAAAGTAAAATAAACTTAAAAAAATTGTTTGAAATAAAAACAGAAACACAAGATAGAATGATTTCAGGCTATCTCGAATGGGATAGAGTTATGGGGGGTGGGATTTTACCGGGATCTTTTATAATTTTAACCGGAGATCCAGGCATCGGAAAATCAACATTGTTACTACAAATAGCGAACAAAATATCTAAAAACAAAAAAGTAATTTATTTTTCTTCTGAAGAATCATTG